In a genomic window of Colius striatus isolate bColStr4 chromosome 2, bColStr4.1.hap1, whole genome shotgun sequence:
- the PSMB1 gene encoding proteasome subunit beta type-1 — MLSAAAGYAGFRPERDYELDAPAQHRFSPYTFNGGTVLAIAGEDFSIVASDTRLSEDFKIHSRNSPKCHKLTEQTVIGCSGFHGDCLTLTKIIEARLKMYKHSNNKTMTTGAIAAMLSTILYSRRFFPYYVYNIIGGLDEEGKGAVYSFDPVGSYQRDSFKAGGSASAMLQPLLDNQIGFKNMQNVEHVPLSLEKALQLVKDVFISAAERDVYTGDALQICIVTKEGIKEETIPLRKD, encoded by the exons ATGCTGTCCGCCGCCGCTGGTTACGCGGGCTTCAGGCCGGAGAGGGACTACGAGCTCGACGCCCCCGCGCAGCACCGCTTCTCACCCTACACCTTCAACGGAGG GACTGTGTTGGCCATTGCTGGAGAGGACTTTTCCATCGTTGCCTCTGACACACGACTGAGTGAAGATTTTAAAATTCACTCCCGGAACAGTCCAAAATGCCACAAACT AACAGAACAAACAGTCATTGGATGCAGTGGTTTCCATGGGGACTGCCTTACCCTCACTAAAATTATTGAGGCAAGATTAAAG ATGTACAAGCATTCCAACAACAAGACCATGACCACTGGGGCTATTGCAGCGATGCTGTCCACAATTCTCTACTCTAGACGCTTCTTTCCTTACTACGTTTACAACATCATTGGTGGACTTGATGAAGAAG GGAAAGGAGCAGTGTATAGCTTTGATCCAGTGGGCTCATACCAGAGAGATTCTTTCAAAGCAGGTGGATCAGCAAGTGCCATGCTGCAACCTTTGCTTGATAATCAG ATTGGCTTCAAGAACATGCAAAATGTGGAACATGTACCTCTGTCCCTGGAAAAGGCTTTGCAGCTGGTTAAAGATGTCTTTATTTCTGCTGCCGAGAGAGATGTGTACACTGGGGATGCACTTCAGATTTGCATTGTCACAAAAGAGGGCATTAAAGAGGAAACCATCCCGTTACGAAAAGATTAA
- the TBP gene encoding TATA-box-binding protein translates to MDQNNSLPPYAQGLASPQGAMTPGIPIFSPMMPYGTGLTPQPVQSTNSLSILEEQQRQQQQQQQQQAAQQSTSQQATQGTSGQTPQLFHSQTLTTAPLPGTTPLYPSPMTPMTPITPATPASESSGIVPQLQNIVSTVNLGCKLDLKTIALRARNAEYNPKRFAAVIMRIREPRTTALIFSSGKMVCTGAKSEEQSRLAARKYARVVQKLGFPAKFLDFKIQNMVGSCDVKFPIRLEGLVLTHQQFSSYEPELFPGLIYRMIKPRIVLLIFVSGKVVLTGAKVRAEIYEAFENIYPILKGFRKTT, encoded by the exons ATGGATCAGAACAACAGCTTGCCACCCTACGCTCAAGGCTTAGCCTCCCCTCAG GGTGCAATGACTCCAGGAATTCCAATTTTTAGCCCAATGATGCCGTATGGCACAGGACTGACACCACAGCCTGTCCAGAGCACCAACAGCCTGTCCATCCTAGAggagcagcagcggcagcagcagcagcagcagcagcaacaagcaGCTCAACAATCAACGTCACAGCAGGCGACACAGGGAACATCTGGGCAAACTCCTCAGCTCTTCCACTCACAGACTCTTACCACAGCCCCTTTACCTGGAACCACACCTCTCTACCCCTCTCCCATGACTCCGATGACTCCAATAACTCCAGCAACGCCGGCATCTGAGAGCTCTGGGATAGTGCCACAGCTGCA GAATATTGTCTCTACGGTGAATCTCGGTTGCAAGCTTGACCTGAAAACTATCGCGCTTCGTGCCCGAAATGCTGAATATAATCCCAAG CgttttgctgctgttattaTGAGAATAAGAGAGCCACGTACCACTGCACTTATCTTCAGCTCTGGAAAAATGGTGTGCACGGGAGCAAAAAG TGAGGAACAATCCAGACTGGCAGCAAGGAAGTATGCAAGAGTTGTTCAGAAACTGGgttttcctgcaaaatttttggattttaaaattcagaacaTGGTGGGCAGCTGTGATGTGAAATTTCCCATCAGATTAGAAGGATTGGTGCTCACACATCAGCAGTTCAGCAG CTACGAGCCAGAATTGTTCCCTGGTTTAATCTACAGAATGATCAAGCCAAGAATTGTTCTGCtgatttttgtttctggaaAAGTAGTTTTAACTG GTGCTAAAGTAAGGGCAGAAATCTACGAAGCATTTGAAAACATCTATCCTATTTTAAAGGGATTCAGAAAGACCACGTAA